A region of Arabidopsis thaliana chromosome 5, partial sequence DNA encodes the following proteins:
- a CDS encoding uncharacterized protein (unknown protein; Has 1807 Blast hits to 1807 proteins in 277 species: Archae - 0; Bacteria - 0; Metazoa - 736; Fungi - 347; Plants - 385; Viruses - 0; Other Eukaryotes - 339 (source: NCBI BLink).) produces MDKPIMKQALMDMGVNGHGHQRTGRDGHGRPNGQKILGLSVRAKINLGKKHFPDAYLAISSFRRFLRRVPSTSQLHHIMDPPEIPNPVQSYTWKLRGSKNKVQHMLMRIGTYQRSLQEGMEVVLYIISIKNNVHIFSATRYPRVRRIRKHVSTKSRNIFPVKFKSRTLFSAKSKS; encoded by the exons ATGGACAAGCCCATTATGAAGCAGGCATTAATGGACATGGGCGTTAACGGACATGGGCATCAGCGGACTGGACGTGATGGACATGGGCGGCCCAATGGTCAAAAAATATTAGGTTTAAGTGTTCGggcaaaaataaatttggggAAAAAACATTTCCCCGACGCTTATTTGGCGATTTCTTCTTTCCGGCGATTTCTCCGGCGAGTTCCTTCAACATCTCAACTCCATCACATCATGGATCCTCCTGAGATTCCTAATCCAGTTCAA TCATATACTTGGAAGCTTAGAGGATCGAAAAACAAGGTGCAACACATGTTAATGAGGATAGGAACTTATCAAAGATCCTTGCAAGAAGGTATGGAAGTCGTGCTTTACATTATTTCTATAAAGAACAATGTCCATATCTTCTCAGCTACGAGGTATCCGAGAGTAAGGCgaataagaaaacatgtttcaaccaaatcaagaaacatttTTCCAGTCAAATTCAAATCAAGAACTCTGTTTTCAGCCAAATCTAAATCAtga
- the SAD1 gene encoding Small nuclear ribonucleoprotein family protein (SUPERSENSITIVE TO ABA AND DROUGHT 1 (SAD1); CONTAINS InterPro DOMAIN/s: Like-Sm ribonucleoprotein (LSM) domain (InterPro:IPR001163), Like-Sm ribonucleoprotein (LSM) domain, eukaryotic/archaea-type (InterPro:IPR006649), Like-Sm ribonucleoprotein (LSM)-related domain (InterPro:IPR010920); Has 1807 Blast hits to 1807 proteins in 277 species: Archae - 0; Bacteria - 0; Metazoa - 736; Fungi - 347; Plants - 385; Viruses - 0; Other Eukaryotes - 339 (source: NCBI BLink).) yields MANNPSQLLPSELIDRCIGSKIWVIMKGDKELVGILKGFDVYVNMVLEDVTEYEITAEGRRVTKLDQILLNGNNIAILVPGGSPEDGE; encoded by the exons ATGGCGAACAATCCTTCACAGCTTCTTCCTTCAG AGCTAATCGATAGGTGTATAGGGTCTAAGATTTGGGTGATAATGAAAGGAGATAAGGAGCTCGTTGGTATTCTCAAAGGATTCGATGTTTATGTCAACATGGTTCTTGAAGATGTCACCGAATA TGAGATTACGGCAGAAGGAAGACGGGTCACAAAGCTTGATCAGATTCTACTCAATGGCAACAACATCGCCAtt CTGGTGCCAGGTGGGTCTCCCGAAGATGGAGAATGA